Proteins from a genomic interval of Spea bombifrons isolate aSpeBom1 chromosome 4, aSpeBom1.2.pri, whole genome shotgun sequence:
- the CNOT4 gene encoding CCR4-NOT transcription complex subunit 4 isoform X7 — protein MSRSPDVKEDPVECPLCMEPLEIDDINFFPCTCGYQICRFCWHRIRTDENGLCPACRKPYPEDPAVYKPLSQEELQRIKNEKKQKQNERKQKISENRKHLASVRVVQKNLVFVVGLSQRLADPEVPETSFSVLKRPEYFGKFGKIHKVVINNSTSYAGSQGPSASAYVTYIRSEDALRAIQCVNNVVVDGRTLKASLGTTKYCSYFLKNMQCPKPDCMYLHELGDEAASFTKEEMQAGKHQEYEQKLLQELYKLNPNFLHLSTGTVDKNKNKVTPIQRYDVSVDKSPESISIGNGDNLQQILPSDTPSPPPGLSKPNPAAPVSSANHSTRSPFEEAVTESQSLFSDNFRHPNPIPSGLPPFPSSPQTSNEWPTAPEPQSLFTSETIPVSSSTDWQAAFGFGSSKQQEDDLGFDPFDITRKALADLIEKELSVSDQPALSPTSAQNPSPHTTAKGPGSGFLHPTAVTNANSMGGTFSALPQRFPPFQHRAVYNSFSFPGQAARYPWMAFPRNNIMHLNHTANPTSNSNFLDLAHPPQHSTGLGGIPIADHSNSVESKNVKEWQDGLRALLPNININFGGLQNASNPSSAPTSNTGTTNSLNWDNPGSWMDPAIITGIPSSTGNGLEPLQDDNPPHWLKSLQALTEMDGPSGSLPPHHPHNNLFSTQIPLHRANWSPYPPPTNPTFHSPPPGFQTAFRPPTKTPTDLLQSSALDRH, from the exons ATGTCCCGCAGCCCCGATGTGAAAGAAGACCCAGTGGAGTGCCCCCTTTGCATGGAACCGTTGGAAATCGATGACATCAACTTCTTTCCCTGCACATGCGGCTATCAGATCTGCCGGTTCTGCTGGCATCGTATACGCACAGACGAAAACGGGCTTTGCCCCGCTTGCAGAAAG CCATATCCCGAGGACCCGGCAGTATACAAACCCCTCTCCCAAGAGGAGCTACAGAGGataaagaatgaaaagaagCAAAAGCAGAACGAGAGGAAACAGAAAATATCAGAAAACCGCAAACATTTGGCCAGCGTGCGCGTTGTGCAGAAAAACCTCGTTTTCGTAGTGGGATTATCACAGCGGCTCGCAGACCCAGAGGTACCAGAAACATCATTTTCG GTTTTAAAACGACCGGAATATTTTGGAAAGTTTGGTAAAATACACAAAGTTGTCATTAATAACAGCACATCCTATGCAGGCTCACAG GGCCCAAGCGCGAGTGCGTACGTAACGTACATCCGGTCAGAAGATGCACTCCGAGCTATCCAGTGCGTCAACAATGTGGTGGTAGACGGCAGAACACTAAAG GCATCTTTAGGTACTACGAAATACTGCAGCTACTTCTTAAAAAACATGCAGTGTCCCAAGCCAGACTGTATGTATTTACACGAATTAGGGGACGAGGCGGCCAGCTTTACAAAGGAAGAAATGCAG GCGGGCAAACATCAAGAATATGAACAGAAGCTCCTGCAGGAGTTATACAAGCTAAACCCCAACTTCCTGCATTTGTCTACGGGTACCGtcgataaaaataaaaacaaggtgACTCCGATACAGAGGTATGACGT TTCTGTCGACAAATCTCCAGAATCGATAAGTATAGGAAACGGAGATAATTTACAACAG ATATTACCAAGCGACACACCTTCACCTCCGCCAGGCTTATCGAAACCAAATCCCGCCGCCCCCGTCAGCTCAGCCAATCACAGTACGCGGTCTCCCTTCGAGGAAGCGGTGACGGAATCCCAGTCGTTATTCTCCGACAACTTCCGACACCCAAATCCTATCCCCAGCGGGCTACCTCCTTTTCCCAGCTCCCCACAGACCTCCAACGAATGGCCCACAGCGCCAGAACCTCAGTCTCTCTTCACATCAG AAACGATCCCCGTCTCCTCGTCCACAGACTGGCAAGCGGCGTTCGGGTTCGGTTCTTCCAAACAGCAAGAGGACGACTTGGGTTTTGACCCTTTCGATATCACCCGCAAAGCCTTAGCAGACTTGATCGAGAAGGAACTGTCCGTTTCGGACCAACCCGCGCTGTCGCCCACGTCCGCTCAGAATCCTTCTCCTCACACTACTGCCAAAGGGCCAGGATCTGGCTTCCTCCACCCCACCGCCGTCACCAACGCCAACTCCATGGGCGGCACGTTTTCAGCCTTGCCGCAGCGGTTCCCGCCGTTCCAGCACAGAGCGGTTTATAACTCGTTCAGTTTCCCCGGCCAGGCCGCACGGTATCCGTGGATGGCCTTCCCCCGAAACAACATCATGCACTTGAACCACACCGCAAACCCGACCTCAAACAGTAATTTCTTGGACTTGGCTCATCCTCCACAGCACAGCACGGGTCTGGGCGGCATCCCCATCGCAG ACCACAGCAATTCAGTAGAGAGTAAAAATGTGAAGGAATGGCAGGACGGGCTAAGGGCACTTCTACCCAACATTAACATCAACTTTGGTGGGCTCCAAAATGCTTCTAACCCTTCCAGTGCGCCAACCTCCAACACTGGCACCACCAACAGCCTGAACTGGGACAATCCTGGCAGCTGGATGGACCCCGCCATCATCACAG GTATCCCATCATCCACAGGAAATGGTCTAGAACCTTTGCAGGACGACAATCCGCCACACTGGTTAAAATCACTGCAAGCGCTGACAGAGATGGACGGCCCCAGCGGCTCCTTACCCCCCCACCACCCTCACAACAACCTCTTCAGCACACAGATACCCCTACACAGAGCCAACTGGAGCCCATACCCTCCCCCTACAAACCCAACGTTCCACTCCCCACCACCCGGCTTCCAGACAGCCTTCAGACCACCTACAAAAACCCCTACAGATCTACTACAGAGTTCGGCCCTGGACCGTCATTAA
- the CNOT4 gene encoding CCR4-NOT transcription complex subunit 4 isoform X1, with product MSRSPDVKEDPVECPLCMEPLEIDDINFFPCTCGYQICRFCWHRIRTDENGLCPACRKPYPEDPAVYKPLSQEELQRIKNEKKQKQNERKQKISENRKHLASVRVVQKNLVFVVGLSQRLADPEVPETSFSVLKRPEYFGKFGKIHKVVINNSTSYAGSQGPSASAYVTYIRSEDALRAIQCVNNVVVDGRTLKASLGTTKYCSYFLKNMQCPKPDCMYLHELGDEAASFTKEEMQAGKHQEYEQKLLQELYKLNPNFLHLSTGTVDKNKNKVTPIQRYDVPNSNNKEAWPSLQSSSRSANGLTLEPRKSPPILDSGLDPDHMTPDGPDSDFGLFWETAEPNVSNFGRVIEDETSSVDKSPESISIGNGDNLQQILPSDTPSPPPGLSKPNPAAPVSSANHSTRSPFEEAVTESQSLFSDNFRHPNPIPSGLPPFPSSPQTSNEWPTAPEPQSLFTSETIPVSSSTDWQAAFGFGSSKQQEDDLGFDPFDITRKALADLIEKELSVSDQPALSPTSAQNPSPHTTAKGPGSGFLHPTAVTNANSMGGTFSALPQRFPPFQHRAVYNSFSFPGQAARYPWMAFPRNNIMHLNHTANPTSNSNFLDLAHPPQHSTGLGGIPIADHSNSVESKNVKEWQDGLRALLPNININFGGLQNASNPSSAPTSNTGTTNSLNWDNPGSWMDPAIITGIPSSTGNGLEPLQDDNPPHWLKSLQALTEMDGPSGSLPPHHPHNNLFSTQIPLHRANWSPYPPPTNPTFHSPPPGFQTAFRPPTKTPTDLLQSSALDRH from the exons ATGTCCCGCAGCCCCGATGTGAAAGAAGACCCAGTGGAGTGCCCCCTTTGCATGGAACCGTTGGAAATCGATGACATCAACTTCTTTCCCTGCACATGCGGCTATCAGATCTGCCGGTTCTGCTGGCATCGTATACGCACAGACGAAAACGGGCTTTGCCCCGCTTGCAGAAAG CCATATCCCGAGGACCCGGCAGTATACAAACCCCTCTCCCAAGAGGAGCTACAGAGGataaagaatgaaaagaagCAAAAGCAGAACGAGAGGAAACAGAAAATATCAGAAAACCGCAAACATTTGGCCAGCGTGCGCGTTGTGCAGAAAAACCTCGTTTTCGTAGTGGGATTATCACAGCGGCTCGCAGACCCAGAGGTACCAGAAACATCATTTTCG GTTTTAAAACGACCGGAATATTTTGGAAAGTTTGGTAAAATACACAAAGTTGTCATTAATAACAGCACATCCTATGCAGGCTCACAG GGCCCAAGCGCGAGTGCGTACGTAACGTACATCCGGTCAGAAGATGCACTCCGAGCTATCCAGTGCGTCAACAATGTGGTGGTAGACGGCAGAACACTAAAG GCATCTTTAGGTACTACGAAATACTGCAGCTACTTCTTAAAAAACATGCAGTGTCCCAAGCCAGACTGTATGTATTTACACGAATTAGGGGACGAGGCGGCCAGCTTTACAAAGGAAGAAATGCAG GCGGGCAAACATCAAGAATATGAACAGAAGCTCCTGCAGGAGTTATACAAGCTAAACCCCAACTTCCTGCATTTGTCTACGGGTACCGtcgataaaaataaaaacaaggtgACTCCGATACAGAGGTATGACGT ACCCAACAGTAATAACAAAGAAGCCTGGCCGTCCTTACAGAGTTCGAGCAGGTCTGCCAACGGCTTAACATTGGAGCCCAGAAAATCACCTCCTATCTTAGACAGTGGCTTAGATCCCGATCACATGACTCCAGACGGCCCCGACTCAGACTTTGG GCTGTTTTGGGAAACCGCTGAACCTAATGTTTCCAATTTTGGCAGGGTCATAGAGGACGAAACGAG TTCTGTCGACAAATCTCCAGAATCGATAAGTATAGGAAACGGAGATAATTTACAACAG ATATTACCAAGCGACACACCTTCACCTCCGCCAGGCTTATCGAAACCAAATCCCGCCGCCCCCGTCAGCTCAGCCAATCACAGTACGCGGTCTCCCTTCGAGGAAGCGGTGACGGAATCCCAGTCGTTATTCTCCGACAACTTCCGACACCCAAATCCTATCCCCAGCGGGCTACCTCCTTTTCCCAGCTCCCCACAGACCTCCAACGAATGGCCCACAGCGCCAGAACCTCAGTCTCTCTTCACATCAG AAACGATCCCCGTCTCCTCGTCCACAGACTGGCAAGCGGCGTTCGGGTTCGGTTCTTCCAAACAGCAAGAGGACGACTTGGGTTTTGACCCTTTCGATATCACCCGCAAAGCCTTAGCAGACTTGATCGAGAAGGAACTGTCCGTTTCGGACCAACCCGCGCTGTCGCCCACGTCCGCTCAGAATCCTTCTCCTCACACTACTGCCAAAGGGCCAGGATCTGGCTTCCTCCACCCCACCGCCGTCACCAACGCCAACTCCATGGGCGGCACGTTTTCAGCCTTGCCGCAGCGGTTCCCGCCGTTCCAGCACAGAGCGGTTTATAACTCGTTCAGTTTCCCCGGCCAGGCCGCACGGTATCCGTGGATGGCCTTCCCCCGAAACAACATCATGCACTTGAACCACACCGCAAACCCGACCTCAAACAGTAATTTCTTGGACTTGGCTCATCCTCCACAGCACAGCACGGGTCTGGGCGGCATCCCCATCGCAG ACCACAGCAATTCAGTAGAGAGTAAAAATGTGAAGGAATGGCAGGACGGGCTAAGGGCACTTCTACCCAACATTAACATCAACTTTGGTGGGCTCCAAAATGCTTCTAACCCTTCCAGTGCGCCAACCTCCAACACTGGCACCACCAACAGCCTGAACTGGGACAATCCTGGCAGCTGGATGGACCCCGCCATCATCACAG GTATCCCATCATCCACAGGAAATGGTCTAGAACCTTTGCAGGACGACAATCCGCCACACTGGTTAAAATCACTGCAAGCGCTGACAGAGATGGACGGCCCCAGCGGCTCCTTACCCCCCCACCACCCTCACAACAACCTCTTCAGCACACAGATACCCCTACACAGAGCCAACTGGAGCCCATACCCTCCCCCTACAAACCCAACGTTCCACTCCCCACCACCCGGCTTCCAGACAGCCTTCAGACCACCTACAAAAACCCCTACAGATCTACTACAGAGTTCGGCCCTGGACCGTCATTAA
- the CNOT4 gene encoding CCR4-NOT transcription complex subunit 4 isoform X2, which translates to MSRSPDVKEDPVECPLCMEPLEIDDINFFPCTCGYQICRFCWHRIRTDENGLCPACRKPYPEDPAVYKPLSQEELQRIKNEKKQKQNERKQKISENRKHLASVRVVQKNLVFVVGLSQRLADPEVPETSFSVLKRPEYFGKFGKIHKVVINNSTSYAGSQGPSASAYVTYIRSEDALRAIQCVNNVVVDGRTLKASLGTTKYCSYFLKNMQCPKPDCMYLHELGDEAASFTKEEMQAGKHQEYEQKLLQELYKLNPNFLHLSTGTVDKNKNKVTPIQRPNSNNKEAWPSLQSSSRSANGLTLEPRKSPPILDSGLDPDHMTPDGPDSDFGLFWETAEPNVSNFGRVIEDETSSVDKSPESISIGNGDNLQQILPSDTPSPPPGLSKPNPAAPVSSANHSTRSPFEEAVTESQSLFSDNFRHPNPIPSGLPPFPSSPQTSNEWPTAPEPQSLFTSETIPVSSSTDWQAAFGFGSSKQQEDDLGFDPFDITRKALADLIEKELSVSDQPALSPTSAQNPSPHTTAKGPGSGFLHPTAVTNANSMGGTFSALPQRFPPFQHRAVYNSFSFPGQAARYPWMAFPRNNIMHLNHTANPTSNSNFLDLAHPPQHSTGLGGIPIADHSNSVESKNVKEWQDGLRALLPNININFGGLQNASNPSSAPTSNTGTTNSLNWDNPGSWMDPAIITGIPSSTGNGLEPLQDDNPPHWLKSLQALTEMDGPSGSLPPHHPHNNLFSTQIPLHRANWSPYPPPTNPTFHSPPPGFQTAFRPPTKTPTDLLQSSALDRH; encoded by the exons ATGTCCCGCAGCCCCGATGTGAAAGAAGACCCAGTGGAGTGCCCCCTTTGCATGGAACCGTTGGAAATCGATGACATCAACTTCTTTCCCTGCACATGCGGCTATCAGATCTGCCGGTTCTGCTGGCATCGTATACGCACAGACGAAAACGGGCTTTGCCCCGCTTGCAGAAAG CCATATCCCGAGGACCCGGCAGTATACAAACCCCTCTCCCAAGAGGAGCTACAGAGGataaagaatgaaaagaagCAAAAGCAGAACGAGAGGAAACAGAAAATATCAGAAAACCGCAAACATTTGGCCAGCGTGCGCGTTGTGCAGAAAAACCTCGTTTTCGTAGTGGGATTATCACAGCGGCTCGCAGACCCAGAGGTACCAGAAACATCATTTTCG GTTTTAAAACGACCGGAATATTTTGGAAAGTTTGGTAAAATACACAAAGTTGTCATTAATAACAGCACATCCTATGCAGGCTCACAG GGCCCAAGCGCGAGTGCGTACGTAACGTACATCCGGTCAGAAGATGCACTCCGAGCTATCCAGTGCGTCAACAATGTGGTGGTAGACGGCAGAACACTAAAG GCATCTTTAGGTACTACGAAATACTGCAGCTACTTCTTAAAAAACATGCAGTGTCCCAAGCCAGACTGTATGTATTTACACGAATTAGGGGACGAGGCGGCCAGCTTTACAAAGGAAGAAATGCAG GCGGGCAAACATCAAGAATATGAACAGAAGCTCCTGCAGGAGTTATACAAGCTAAACCCCAACTTCCTGCATTTGTCTACGGGTACCGtcgataaaaataaaaacaaggtgACTCCGATACAGAG ACCCAACAGTAATAACAAAGAAGCCTGGCCGTCCTTACAGAGTTCGAGCAGGTCTGCCAACGGCTTAACATTGGAGCCCAGAAAATCACCTCCTATCTTAGACAGTGGCTTAGATCCCGATCACATGACTCCAGACGGCCCCGACTCAGACTTTGG GCTGTTTTGGGAAACCGCTGAACCTAATGTTTCCAATTTTGGCAGGGTCATAGAGGACGAAACGAG TTCTGTCGACAAATCTCCAGAATCGATAAGTATAGGAAACGGAGATAATTTACAACAG ATATTACCAAGCGACACACCTTCACCTCCGCCAGGCTTATCGAAACCAAATCCCGCCGCCCCCGTCAGCTCAGCCAATCACAGTACGCGGTCTCCCTTCGAGGAAGCGGTGACGGAATCCCAGTCGTTATTCTCCGACAACTTCCGACACCCAAATCCTATCCCCAGCGGGCTACCTCCTTTTCCCAGCTCCCCACAGACCTCCAACGAATGGCCCACAGCGCCAGAACCTCAGTCTCTCTTCACATCAG AAACGATCCCCGTCTCCTCGTCCACAGACTGGCAAGCGGCGTTCGGGTTCGGTTCTTCCAAACAGCAAGAGGACGACTTGGGTTTTGACCCTTTCGATATCACCCGCAAAGCCTTAGCAGACTTGATCGAGAAGGAACTGTCCGTTTCGGACCAACCCGCGCTGTCGCCCACGTCCGCTCAGAATCCTTCTCCTCACACTACTGCCAAAGGGCCAGGATCTGGCTTCCTCCACCCCACCGCCGTCACCAACGCCAACTCCATGGGCGGCACGTTTTCAGCCTTGCCGCAGCGGTTCCCGCCGTTCCAGCACAGAGCGGTTTATAACTCGTTCAGTTTCCCCGGCCAGGCCGCACGGTATCCGTGGATGGCCTTCCCCCGAAACAACATCATGCACTTGAACCACACCGCAAACCCGACCTCAAACAGTAATTTCTTGGACTTGGCTCATCCTCCACAGCACAGCACGGGTCTGGGCGGCATCCCCATCGCAG ACCACAGCAATTCAGTAGAGAGTAAAAATGTGAAGGAATGGCAGGACGGGCTAAGGGCACTTCTACCCAACATTAACATCAACTTTGGTGGGCTCCAAAATGCTTCTAACCCTTCCAGTGCGCCAACCTCCAACACTGGCACCACCAACAGCCTGAACTGGGACAATCCTGGCAGCTGGATGGACCCCGCCATCATCACAG GTATCCCATCATCCACAGGAAATGGTCTAGAACCTTTGCAGGACGACAATCCGCCACACTGGTTAAAATCACTGCAAGCGCTGACAGAGATGGACGGCCCCAGCGGCTCCTTACCCCCCCACCACCCTCACAACAACCTCTTCAGCACACAGATACCCCTACACAGAGCCAACTGGAGCCCATACCCTCCCCCTACAAACCCAACGTTCCACTCCCCACCACCCGGCTTCCAGACAGCCTTCAGACCACCTACAAAAACCCCTACAGATCTACTACAGAGTTCGGCCCTGGACCGTCATTAA
- the CNOT4 gene encoding CCR4-NOT transcription complex subunit 4 isoform X5: MSRSPDVKEDPVECPLCMEPLEIDDINFFPCTCGYQICRFCWHRIRTDENGLCPACRKPYPEDPAVYKPLSQEELQRIKNEKKQKQNERKQKISENRKHLASVRVVQKNLVFVVGLSQRLADPEVPETSFSVLKRPEYFGKFGKIHKVVINNSTSYAGSQGPSASAYVTYIRSEDALRAIQCVNNVVVDGRTLKASLGTTKYCSYFLKNMQCPKPDCMYLHELGDEAASFTKEEMQAGKHQEYEQKLLQELYKLNPNFLHLSTGTVDKNKNKVTPIQRYDVPNSNNKEAWPSLQSSSRSANGLTLEPRKSPPILDSGLDPDHMTPDGPDSDFGLFWETAEPNVSNFGRVIEDETSSVDKSPESISIGNGDNLQQILPSDTPSPPPGLSKPNPAAPVSSANHSTRSPFEEAVTESQSLFSDNFRHPNPIPSGLPPFPSSPQTSNEWPTAPEPQSLFTSETIPVSSSTDWQAAFGFGSSKQQEDDLGFDPFDITRKALADLIEKELSVSDQPALSPTSAQNPSPHTTAKGPGSGFLHPTAVTNANSMGGTFSALPQRFPPFQHRAVYNSFSFPGQAARYPWMAFPRNNIMHLNHTANPTSNSNFLDLAHPPQHSTGLGGIPIAGIPSSTGNGLEPLQDDNPPHWLKSLQALTEMDGPSGSLPPHHPHNNLFSTQIPLHRANWSPYPPPTNPTFHSPPPGFQTAFRPPTKTPTDLLQSSALDRH; encoded by the exons ATGTCCCGCAGCCCCGATGTGAAAGAAGACCCAGTGGAGTGCCCCCTTTGCATGGAACCGTTGGAAATCGATGACATCAACTTCTTTCCCTGCACATGCGGCTATCAGATCTGCCGGTTCTGCTGGCATCGTATACGCACAGACGAAAACGGGCTTTGCCCCGCTTGCAGAAAG CCATATCCCGAGGACCCGGCAGTATACAAACCCCTCTCCCAAGAGGAGCTACAGAGGataaagaatgaaaagaagCAAAAGCAGAACGAGAGGAAACAGAAAATATCAGAAAACCGCAAACATTTGGCCAGCGTGCGCGTTGTGCAGAAAAACCTCGTTTTCGTAGTGGGATTATCACAGCGGCTCGCAGACCCAGAGGTACCAGAAACATCATTTTCG GTTTTAAAACGACCGGAATATTTTGGAAAGTTTGGTAAAATACACAAAGTTGTCATTAATAACAGCACATCCTATGCAGGCTCACAG GGCCCAAGCGCGAGTGCGTACGTAACGTACATCCGGTCAGAAGATGCACTCCGAGCTATCCAGTGCGTCAACAATGTGGTGGTAGACGGCAGAACACTAAAG GCATCTTTAGGTACTACGAAATACTGCAGCTACTTCTTAAAAAACATGCAGTGTCCCAAGCCAGACTGTATGTATTTACACGAATTAGGGGACGAGGCGGCCAGCTTTACAAAGGAAGAAATGCAG GCGGGCAAACATCAAGAATATGAACAGAAGCTCCTGCAGGAGTTATACAAGCTAAACCCCAACTTCCTGCATTTGTCTACGGGTACCGtcgataaaaataaaaacaaggtgACTCCGATACAGAGGTATGACGT ACCCAACAGTAATAACAAAGAAGCCTGGCCGTCCTTACAGAGTTCGAGCAGGTCTGCCAACGGCTTAACATTGGAGCCCAGAAAATCACCTCCTATCTTAGACAGTGGCTTAGATCCCGATCACATGACTCCAGACGGCCCCGACTCAGACTTTGG GCTGTTTTGGGAAACCGCTGAACCTAATGTTTCCAATTTTGGCAGGGTCATAGAGGACGAAACGAG TTCTGTCGACAAATCTCCAGAATCGATAAGTATAGGAAACGGAGATAATTTACAACAG ATATTACCAAGCGACACACCTTCACCTCCGCCAGGCTTATCGAAACCAAATCCCGCCGCCCCCGTCAGCTCAGCCAATCACAGTACGCGGTCTCCCTTCGAGGAAGCGGTGACGGAATCCCAGTCGTTATTCTCCGACAACTTCCGACACCCAAATCCTATCCCCAGCGGGCTACCTCCTTTTCCCAGCTCCCCACAGACCTCCAACGAATGGCCCACAGCGCCAGAACCTCAGTCTCTCTTCACATCAG AAACGATCCCCGTCTCCTCGTCCACAGACTGGCAAGCGGCGTTCGGGTTCGGTTCTTCCAAACAGCAAGAGGACGACTTGGGTTTTGACCCTTTCGATATCACCCGCAAAGCCTTAGCAGACTTGATCGAGAAGGAACTGTCCGTTTCGGACCAACCCGCGCTGTCGCCCACGTCCGCTCAGAATCCTTCTCCTCACACTACTGCCAAAGGGCCAGGATCTGGCTTCCTCCACCCCACCGCCGTCACCAACGCCAACTCCATGGGCGGCACGTTTTCAGCCTTGCCGCAGCGGTTCCCGCCGTTCCAGCACAGAGCGGTTTATAACTCGTTCAGTTTCCCCGGCCAGGCCGCACGGTATCCGTGGATGGCCTTCCCCCGAAACAACATCATGCACTTGAACCACACCGCAAACCCGACCTCAAACAGTAATTTCTTGGACTTGGCTCATCCTCCACAGCACAGCACGGGTCTGGGCGGCATCCCCATCGCAG GTATCCCATCATCCACAGGAAATGGTCTAGAACCTTTGCAGGACGACAATCCGCCACACTGGTTAAAATCACTGCAAGCGCTGACAGAGATGGACGGCCCCAGCGGCTCCTTACCCCCCCACCACCCTCACAACAACCTCTTCAGCACACAGATACCCCTACACAGAGCCAACTGGAGCCCATACCCTCCCCCTACAAACCCAACGTTCCACTCCCCACCACCCGGCTTCCAGACAGCCTTCAGACCACCTACAAAAACCCCTACAGATCTACTACAGAGTTCGGCCCTGGACCGTCATTAA